One genomic region from Rattus norvegicus strain BN/NHsdMcwi chromosome 10, GRCr8, whole genome shotgun sequence encodes:
- the Mrm1 gene encoding rRNA methyltransferase 1, mitochondrial isoform X3 has product MLLLWTVGCFNRLVARHFSSVARPGERPGGEELSRLLLDDLAPAQRLERLFGVSPCLLALRAARRHVARLLLQAGKAGLQGERAELLRVAEARGIPVLRPRRQKLDALCGYQVHQGVCMEVSRLRPRPCDEAADTSSGDDPQQLWLVLEGIQDPRNLGAVMRSAYFLGVDRVITSRRNSCPLTPVVSKASAGAMEVMDVFASPDLASFLQVPPGRIPRPLK; this is encoded by the exons ATGCTACTCCTCTGGACGGTCGGATGCTTCAATCGCCTCGTTGCCCGCCATTTCTCCTCCGTGGCTCGGCCCGGGGAGCGGCCTGGCGGGGAGGAGCTGAGTCGCTTGCTTCTTGATGACCTGGCGCCAGCCCAGAGGCTGGAACGTCTGTTTGGCGTGTCCCCATGCCTCCTGGCCTTGCGGGCCGCCCGCCGGCACGTGGCCCGGCTCCTGCTCCAGGCCGGTAAGGCTGGACTGCAGGGGGAGCGGGCCGAGCTGCTCCGGGTGGCCGAGGCTCGGGGCATCCCTGTCTTGAGGCCCAGGCGGCAGAAACTGGATGCCTTGTGTGGCTACCAGGTGCACCAGGGCGTGTGCATGGAGGTCAGCCGGCTGCGACCTCGGCCTTGCGATGAGGCGGCAGACACGAGCTCAGGCGACGACCCTCAGCAACTGTGGCTCGTCCTTGAGGGGATCCAGGATCCCCGCAATCTTGGGGCTGTGATGCGCTCCGCTTACTTCCTCGGAGTAGACAGGGTCATCACCAGCCGGAGAAACAG CTGTCCGCTTACTCCAGTAGTCAGCAAGGCCAGCGCTGGGGCCATGGAAGTGATGGACGTGTTCGCCTCTCCTGACCTGGCGAGTTTTTTGCAG GTCCCACCGGGAAGGATCCCAAGGCCTTTAAAATAG
- the Mrm1 gene encoding rRNA methyltransferase 1, mitochondrial isoform X2 gives MLLLWTVGCFNRLVARHFSSVARPGERPGGEELSRLLLDDLAPAQRLERLFGVSPCLLALRAARRHVARLLLQAGKAGLQGERAELLRVAEARGIPVLRPRRQKLDALCGYQVHQGVCMEVSRLRPRPCDEAADTSSGDDPQQLWLVLEGIQDPRNLGAVMRSAYFLGVDRVITSRRNSCPLTPVVSKASAGAMEVMDVFASPDLASFLQAMRALVCPRGFSPPASCSLPFCPDATCLPALSP, from the exons ATGCTACTCCTCTGGACGGTCGGATGCTTCAATCGCCTCGTTGCCCGCCATTTCTCCTCCGTGGCTCGGCCCGGGGAGCGGCCTGGCGGGGAGGAGCTGAGTCGCTTGCTTCTTGATGACCTGGCGCCAGCCCAGAGGCTGGAACGTCTGTTTGGCGTGTCCCCATGCCTCCTGGCCTTGCGGGCCGCCCGCCGGCACGTGGCCCGGCTCCTGCTCCAGGCCGGTAAGGCTGGACTGCAGGGGGAGCGGGCCGAGCTGCTCCGGGTGGCCGAGGCTCGGGGCATCCCTGTCTTGAGGCCCAGGCGGCAGAAACTGGATGCCTTGTGTGGCTACCAGGTGCACCAGGGCGTGTGCATGGAGGTCAGCCGGCTGCGACCTCGGCCTTGCGATGAGGCGGCAGACACGAGCTCAGGCGACGACCCTCAGCAACTGTGGCTCGTCCTTGAGGGGATCCAGGATCCCCGCAATCTTGGGGCTGTGATGCGCTCCGCTTACTTCCTCGGAGTAGACAGGGTCATCACCAGCCGGAGAAACAG CTGTCCGCTTACTCCAGTAGTCAGCAAGGCCAGCGCTGGGGCCATGGAAGTGATGGACGTGTTCGCCTCTCCTGACCTGGCGAGTTTTTTGCAG GCAATGAGGGCTCTGGTCTGTCCCAGGGGGTTTTCGCCACCTGCCAGCTGCTCCTTACCATTCTGCCCGGACGCCACCTGCCTCCCGGCCTTGAGTCCTTGA
- the Mrm1 gene encoding rRNA methyltransferase 1, mitochondrial isoform X1, with amino-acid sequence MTWRQPRGWNVCLACPHASWPCGPPAGTWPGSCSRPVHQGVCMEVSRLRPRPCDEAADTSSGDDPQQLWLVLEGIQDPRNLGAVMRSAYFLGVDRVITSRRNSCPLTPVVSKASAGAMEVMDVFASPDLASFLQAKAQQGWLVVGTVGCPGPEISQSSKVPVTSCLEFIWDRPTLLVLGNEGSGLSQGVFATCQLLLTILPGRHLPPGLESLNVSVATGILLHSICSQKKGFPVQERGQRLQDS; translated from the exons ATGACCTGGCGCCAGCCCAGAGGCTGGAACGTCTGTTTGGCGTGTCCCCATGCCTCCTGGCCTTGCGGGCCGCCCGCCGGCACGTGGCCCGGCTCCTGCTCCAGGCCG GTGCACCAGGGCGTGTGCATGGAGGTCAGCCGGCTGCGACCTCGGCCTTGCGATGAGGCGGCAGACACGAGCTCAGGCGACGACCCTCAGCAACTGTGGCTCGTCCTTGAGGGGATCCAGGATCCCCGCAATCTTGGGGCTGTGATGCGCTCCGCTTACTTCCTCGGAGTAGACAGGGTCATCACCAGCCGGAGAAACAG CTGTCCGCTTACTCCAGTAGTCAGCAAGGCCAGCGCTGGGGCCATGGAAGTGATGGACGTGTTCGCCTCTCCTGACCTGGCGAGTTTTTTGCAG gCCAAGGCCCAGCAGGGGTGGCTCGTGGTGGGCACGGTGGGCTGCCCAGGTCCTGAGATCTCCCAGTCCTCCAAGGTCCCCGTCACTAGCTGCTTAGAGTTCATCTGGGACCGGCCCACTCTCCTGGTGCTGG GCAATGAGGGCTCTGGTCTGTCCCAGGGGGTTTTCGCCACCTGCCAGCTGCTCCTTACCATTCTGCCCGGACGCCACCTGCCTCCCGGCCTTGAGTCCTTGAATGTGTCTGTGGCTACAG GAATTCTTCTACACTCCATTTGCAGCCAGAAGAAGGGTTTCCCTGTACAGGAGAGAGGACAACGTCTCCAAGACTCCTGA
- the Mrm1 gene encoding rRNA methyltransferase 1, mitochondrial isoform X4 encodes MPPGLAGRPPARGPAPAPGRCPLTPVVSKASAGAMEVMDVFASPDLASFLQAKAQQGWLVVGTVGCPGPEISQSSKVPVTSCLEFIWDRPTLLVLGNEGSGLSQGVFATCQLLLTILPGRHLPPGLESLNVSVATGILLHSICSQKKGFPVQERGQRLQDS; translated from the exons ATGCCTCCTGGCCTTGCGGGCCGCCCGCCGGCACGTGGCCCGGCTCCTGCTCCAGGCCG CTGTCCGCTTACTCCAGTAGTCAGCAAGGCCAGCGCTGGGGCCATGGAAGTGATGGACGTGTTCGCCTCTCCTGACCTGGCGAGTTTTTTGCAG gCCAAGGCCCAGCAGGGGTGGCTCGTGGTGGGCACGGTGGGCTGCCCAGGTCCTGAGATCTCCCAGTCCTCCAAGGTCCCCGTCACTAGCTGCTTAGAGTTCATCTGGGACCGGCCCACTCTCCTGGTGCTGG GCAATGAGGGCTCTGGTCTGTCCCAGGGGGTTTTCGCCACCTGCCAGCTGCTCCTTACCATTCTGCCCGGACGCCACCTGCCTCCCGGCCTTGAGTCCTTGAATGTGTCTGTGGCTACAG GAATTCTTCTACACTCCATTTGCAGCCAGAAGAAGGGTTTCCCTGTACAGGAGAGAGGACAACGTCTCCAAGACTCCTGA
- the Mrm1 gene encoding rRNA methyltransferase 1, mitochondrial gives MLLLWTVGCFNRLVARHFSSVARPGERPGGEELSRLLLDDLAPAQRLERLFGVSPCLLALRAARRHVARLLLQAGKAGLQGERAELLRVAEARGIPVLRPRRQKLDALCGYQVHQGVCMEVSRLRPRPCDEAADTSSGDDPQQLWLVLEGIQDPRNLGAVMRSAYFLGVDRVITSRRNSCPLTPVVSKASAGAMEVMDVFASPDLASFLQAKAQQGWLVVGTVGCPGPEISQSSKVPVTSCLEFIWDRPTLLVLGNEGSGLSQGVFATCQLLLTILPGRHLPPGLESLNVSVATGILLHSICSQKKGFPVQERGQRLQDS, from the exons ATGCTACTCCTCTGGACGGTCGGATGCTTCAATCGCCTCGTTGCCCGCCATTTCTCCTCCGTGGCTCGGCCCGGGGAGCGGCCTGGCGGGGAGGAGCTGAGTCGCTTGCTTCTTGATGACCTGGCGCCAGCCCAGAGGCTGGAACGTCTGTTTGGCGTGTCCCCATGCCTCCTGGCCTTGCGGGCCGCCCGCCGGCACGTGGCCCGGCTCCTGCTCCAGGCCGGTAAGGCTGGACTGCAGGGGGAGCGGGCCGAGCTGCTCCGGGTGGCCGAGGCTCGGGGCATCCCTGTCTTGAGGCCCAGGCGGCAGAAACTGGATGCCTTGTGTGGCTACCAGGTGCACCAGGGCGTGTGCATGGAGGTCAGCCGGCTGCGACCTCGGCCTTGCGATGAGGCGGCAGACACGAGCTCAGGCGACGACCCTCAGCAACTGTGGCTCGTCCTTGAGGGGATCCAGGATCCCCGCAATCTTGGGGCTGTGATGCGCTCCGCTTACTTCCTCGGAGTAGACAGGGTCATCACCAGCCGGAGAAACAG CTGTCCGCTTACTCCAGTAGTCAGCAAGGCCAGCGCTGGGGCCATGGAAGTGATGGACGTGTTCGCCTCTCCTGACCTGGCGAGTTTTTTGCAG gCCAAGGCCCAGCAGGGGTGGCTCGTGGTGGGCACGGTGGGCTGCCCAGGTCCTGAGATCTCCCAGTCCTCCAAGGTCCCCGTCACTAGCTGCTTAGAGTTCATCTGGGACCGGCCCACTCTCCTGGTGCTGG GCAATGAGGGCTCTGGTCTGTCCCAGGGGGTTTTCGCCACCTGCCAGCTGCTCCTTACCATTCTGCCCGGACGCCACCTGCCTCCCGGCCTTGAGTCCTTGAATGTGTCTGTGGCTACAG GAATTCTTCTACACTCCATTTGCAGCCAGAAGAAGGGTTTCCCTGTACAGGAGAGAGGACAACGTCTCCAAGACTCCTGA